The sequence AATTTCTTTTCACGTAGGGTCCGATAACAAGTGCAACTGTTCTATGTCCATCAACATGATCTACTCCATTTTGGGCATCGTCTTCAACCACAAATATAACTGAATCTTTCCAATATTTACTATGACTTATAGCATCAACAACTCTACCCAAAGCAAGATCATTATCTGCTACCATAGCTCTTGGTGTAGGCAGTCCAGGTTTTGTTCCCCCTGTATGATCATCAGGCAAAGACATAATTATAAGATTTGGGAGATCATTATTTTTTACGTATAAATTAAACTGCTTCAAGAATATATCTACTCTATACTGGTCTGGTATGTTCAAACAAAATGGTGGATAATCTCGAACTAAAAGCTTGTCATTTGAAACTACATCAGATACAGATTGAAATCTTCCAATTGGAACATGTAATTGCCCAGTAATTTTTCCTTCAATAATCTGGGAATCTTTATACCAATCCTGCCAGCTTCCTAATGGTTCTACGCCAGATCCAGTAGGAGTGCGAAAGTATTTTACATATTCTCCAAAATTAGCTACTGATTTTCCATGTTTTACTGCATCATCCCAAATAAATCCTGATGAAAGATAAGCCAAACTATCTCCACCTTCATTAGGATAACTGCGGGGAAAGTCTCCAAACTGTCTCTCCACATAATCAGGATCTAATCCCTGATCAGTAAATTGATGTCCATCAGCAGATACTGAACCGCTGCAGTAAAAGTTGTCAAACAATACAAAGTCCTTTGCTAATGCATGCTGATTTGGAGTAACTTTTTCGCCAAATAAAACTAAGTCTGGATCGCCATTACCTTCTTTAATATCGCCAAATACCTGATCATAGGGTCTATTTTCTTTGATAATATAGAAAACATGTTTTATAGCAGAAAGCTCTCCTAAATGTAAAGGAATTGAAACTGATATACCAAATTGATAATTGTTAACTGCGTTTTGAGGCATACTTAATTGAGATGGAGTTGTAAACGAATCTAAAATATGATTAACTTTGACATTATTATTTAATAAATTCCCCCAATTATTATTCTCATATACTTTCTTTGTAAAGTTAGATAGAGTTACATTATCAGGATATTTTATTATGGATATACTGCCAAGCCATGCGTAAACTGAATGCCCAAAAGATTGTTTTGAATGCCCAAATGGAACCTCACTACCCATGGATCCGACACCTTTAATATTTGCTACTACAATACTATTTAGCGCTTTATCAATAGCGATATCACCTGGATACCACCCTGTAGGGATTAGACCATCGAATTTTACAGCTTCGTTTTCTCCATTCCAATCATAAACAGCTATAGCATTGTTGGAACCAAGACTAACATATAATTTATTTTCAGGTGAAATTGCGATTGCATTTGGTTGGCTGCCAAATATAGAATTGGGATATGGATGAATACTGATAGTCTTTACTACTGTTAAAGATTTCTTATTTATAACTGAAATCGTATCACTATTTGTATTGGTTACAAAGATATCTTCTTTATTCTGACACATTGCAGTAGGTTGTAAACCCACAGTAATATTTTTTATTACAGATTCAGTATTTAGATCTATCACAGAAACCGTACCGGTGCTAGCTGCGCCGGTAACAGGATCGGAAACTATTGATGTTCCACTAGAATAATTCGTATAATCTGCATTTGTAGCAATCCTTCCTCCCTGATTTGTAACAAAAGCTAAGTTTGAGTCAATTAATATTGTATAGGGAGCATTACCAACAGAAATCTCGCCAATAAATTTATCGTCAGATAAATCTATTATTCCTATTGAATTATTCCTACTTAAAGCAACGTATAATTTCGATCCATCAGGAGAAACAGCTAGACCACCTGGATCAGGAGTTTTTCCATCCACATTCTTTGGCAATTCGATTACTTTATGTAAAGTTAATAGCCCCTCACTATTCACATTAAAATCAAGAATTTTCCCATCGCTAAAAGAAGCATATAATTTAGATCCATCCTTTGAATAAATTATCCCAGTATATGAACCACCCTTTTCACTTTTTGACAGGCTAAAATTCTGAATTACCCTCCCTTCTTTTAGATCCAGTACAACTATTGGAGAATAATTAGGCGTAAAACCATTAGGATAACCCCCCACATTTGCTACAGCAGTTTTTCCATCTGGATTTATAGCAATAGCATTGGGTCTACCAGAAAAAAGTACTTGTTCTCCTGCAGGAGTCAAACTCTGATCTGTAGGAACGTAAATTAAATTTCCAGCAAATGAATAAGATTCAAAAAATATAACTTGAAGAAATAAAATAACAATTGCAACATACAAAAATGATTTTTTCAATATTCCAAAACCTCCCATAGCATATAAATTTACGTACATGTTAAATTAAAATTGTTAACAAAGCGTAAATATAAAGTTAATCATAAGTTAAAAATTGATTATAAAGTAAGAGAATCATTAAGTCTTTGTAATAGTTTTTATTAAAACATACTAACTTTATTTTAACAGTTTATTAACAGCTAATTAATTAGTTATTATAAACACCAATAAAATAAATCAATTAGAAGATAACATAAAAGCAGCAAACTTAAAACTTACCAAAAATGAACTTGATATGCTCTCAGAAGTAAGTGCAGTTAAGGAAATTTATCCAAAATGGATGATATTAAGACAGAACGTTAATAGATCATAAATTTTTATTAGCTTATTATCATCGAAAAACTCTTAAAACATTAAACGTTTTTTTAATGAAAGCATCTTTTTCGGGATAATTAGAATTTTTTATAATCTATATCGTTTCGAATTTCCAATATGGAGAAGAAGTTGTCTCTAAAAATCTACCATCCAGATATTTATTAGAATAATCTTCTTTGGCCTTGTTTTCCAGCATACCAACATACATAAGGATATATAACCACATTTGATACAAATCTCGTACCAGTCAACTTCGCACATAACACATTGTTATCAAGTTGTACTAAAAATCCCCATTCATTATCTTCTTTATTTAGTTCATTTGGTTTTATCCCATCAAGAAACTTGGTCAACTTCAGCAAAATAATATCTTTATTAAATGGGTTGATATTGCAAGCCAAGACCCCTTTGAAAGCAGTCGTAAAACATGGATCGAGTATTCGATTTTCTGAAGCACACCTGAAAGCCATTTTATTATGATCATCTACGGCAGATGAGCCCCAGCAAGACCCAGATAAGATCTTTGAATTCTCAGGGAAGGCATCCAGAGGCTCATAATTAATTATTTCCGTCTTCTGAGGAATTTTGTTTAAACCATGTCCAAACCAATTTTTCCATGCCAGTGAATTAAGAACAGCCTTGTCCGAAAGTAAAGGTTCCTGTGTATCAAATTGTTTGGCTTGAATTCCAGTTGGTTCGCTTTCTAACTTTGCAGCTTCCTTTTTGTCTATTAGGTATATTTATAAACAGATTATGAATCAATTTTTATATTAATCTTTTTATATGTAATCAACTTTTATATCTTTAGCCATAATTATCTTATTTGGATTCATTATGTTTTGTGGGTCAATTGACTTTTTTATATCAGAAAAAAACCTCATGCCTTCTTTTTTAAATTCTCTTTCCATAAACTTTGCCTTTACAATTCCTATTCCATGTTCTCCTGTAAGCGTCCCACCAAGTTCTATACAATAATCAAAGATCTCGCTCACTGCTTTTTCTACCTTTTCCATCTCAACTTTGTCCCTTTTGTCAGTTAGAAAAATAGGATGCATATTGCCATCACCCACATGACCACAACTGCCTATAAGAAGATTGTATCTATCTTTAATCTCATGAATTCTTTTTATCATCGATGGTACTTTGCTTCTGGGTACTGTAGCATCCTCAGTAATCGTAGTAGGCCTAAGTCTTGCCAAAACAGGAAACAAAGATCTTCTTGCCTGCATTAGCCTATTTCTTTCACTTTCATTCTTTGCTACCTCTATAGATCTTGCACCAGCTTTTGAACAAACCTCTTCTACAACTTTAGCTGATTTATCAACGTCTTCTGGTTCACCATCTACTTCTATTAACAAGAGCGCCTCAATATCCCTTGGCAAACCAACCCTATTAAAGTCTTCAATAGCGTTTATAGATACTTTATCCAATAACTCCATAGTGGATGGAATAACCTTATTCTCAATAATACTTGCCACAGCAATACCTGCTGATTCTATTTCATCAAACATTACCAACATAGTCTTTATCTTTTTTGGAGGATAAATTAGCTTTAACATTATCTTTGTAATAATCCCCAATGTTCCCTCTGAGCAAACAAAAAGATGAGTTAAGTCAAATCCTGGACTCCCCCTAAGCGAAAAACTGCCCGTCTGAACTATATCTGAGTTTGGCAGAACAACCTCCAAACCTATTACATAATTTTTTGTTGTACCATATTTCAATCCCCTTAAGCCTCCCGCTCCCTCTGCCACACAACCACCAATAGTTGCCACAGAAAGACTACCCGGATCTGGAGGGTAAAAAAGACCTCTTTTTGCAACCTCAGCATCTAAAACAGCGGCTATTACGCCTGGTTCTACAACAGCTATCATATTTTCTGTGTCGATATCCAATATTTTATTCAATCTGCTTAATTCCAGAACTATTCCACCTTCAGCAGGTATTGGACCGCCACTAATACTGGTTCCCGAACCCCTTGGATAAAGATTTACCTTGTGTTTTCTAGCTACTTTTACCACTTTTGAAACTTGCTTTGAATTAGATACAATTACTACTACATCTGGTACTTTATGTAGCTGTGTAGCATCATATGAATAAACAAAAGTATAAGCGTAATCAGTAAGAACGTTTTCTCTCCCAGCTATATCTTCCAATTCACTTATAACACTTTTTGATATCACTATTCTCACCTCTAAATGAGTTTTACAACTTTTTCAGAGCATTGTCAAATTATTATTGAGAGTATAATTTTATTTTTTAAGATAACAACTGGGCTCATGACATATCAAAATTGCTACAACTAAAAATATATTTCTAGTCAAATTAACATTGTTCAGAAATCGAATTATGTGATCAAGAGCAATTATTGTAAAATCATCAGTTAATCCGTTATAAACGTTGTGTATTATTAAAAAACTATAGATTTATTTTATTCTGCCTAACGCCTTTAAAATACCTTTAATTATCAATAAAGGATTTGGTGGACAACCAGGAATATAAACATCTATAAAATCATTATCTGGCAAATT comes from Thermodesulfobium acidiphilum and encodes:
- a CDS encoding bifunctional YncE family protein/alkaline phosphatase family protein, encoding MKKSFLYVAIVILFLQVIFFESYSFAGNLIYVPTDQSLTPAGEQVLFSGRPNAIAINPDGKTAVANVGGYPNGFTPNYSPIVVLDLKEGRVIQNFSLSKSEKGGSYTGIIYSKDGSKLYASFSDGKILDFNVNSEGLLTLHKVIELPKNVDGKTPDPGGLAVSPDGSKLYVALSRNNSIGIIDLSDDKFIGEISVGNAPYTILIDSNLAFVTNQGGRIATNADYTNYSSGTSIVSDPVTGAASTGTVSVIDLNTESVIKNITVGLQPTAMCQNKEDIFVTNTNSDTISVINKKSLTVVKTISIHPYPNSIFGSQPNAIAISPENKLYVSLGSNNAIAVYDWNGENEAVKFDGLIPTGWYPGDIAIDKALNSIVVANIKGVGSMGSEVPFGHSKQSFGHSVYAWLGSISIIKYPDNVTLSNFTKKVYENNNWGNLLNNNVKVNHILDSFTTPSQLSMPQNAVNNYQFGISVSIPLHLGELSAIKHVFYIIKENRPYDQVFGDIKEGNGDPDLVLFGEKVTPNQHALAKDFVLFDNFYCSGSVSADGHQFTDQGLDPDYVERQFGDFPRSYPNEGGDSLAYLSSGFIWDDAVKHGKSVANFGEYVKYFRTPTGSGVEPLGSWQDWYKDSQIIEGKITGQLHVPIGRFQSVSDVVSNDKLLVRDYPPFCLNIPDQYRVDIFLKQFNLYVKNNDLPNLIIMSLPDDHTGGTKPGLPTPRAMVADNDLALGRVVDAISHSKYWKDSVIFVVEDDAQNGVDHVDGHRTVALVIGPYVKRNYVDHTKYTQIDMLRTIEQILDLPPMNQMDSAATPMYDAFTDKPDFTPYNVLSNNIPLNEMNPDLKSLNISNSKLQYLWALSSENMFSGSTVNDEDRQSDNLLNRDIWYSVKGFDLPYPGDNKVYLPDEAKTKPLNEQ
- a CDS encoding FAD-binding oxidoreductase translates to MISKSVISELEDIAGRENVLTDYAYTFVYSYDATQLHKVPDVVVIVSNSKQVSKVVKVARKHKVNLYPRGSGTSISGGPIPAEGGIVLELSRLNKILDIDTENMIAVVEPGVIAAVLDAEVAKRGLFYPPDPGSLSVATIGGCVAEGAGGLRGLKYGTTKNYVIGLEVVLPNSDIVQTGSFSLRGSPGFDLTHLFVCSEGTLGIITKIMLKLIYPPKKIKTMLVMFDEIESAGIAVASIIENKVIPSTMELLDKVSINAIEDFNRVGLPRDIEALLLIEVDGEPEDVDKSAKVVEEVCSKAGARSIEVAKNESERNRLMQARRSLFPVLARLRPTTITEDATVPRSKVPSMIKRIHEIKDRYNLLIGSCGHVGDGNMHPIFLTDKRDKVEMEKVEKAVSEIFDYCIELGGTLTGEHGIGIVKAKFMEREFKKEGMRFFSDIKKSIDPQNIMNPNKIIMAKDIKVDYI